From uncultured Draconibacterium sp.:
GGAAATAAATTCCGAAGATTCCGATCAAATCAAATTGATTTCTAACTAAAACGAATCGACTATTCCAATCTATTCGAATCTGAACCTATAAAAACTATTTTTCGTTCAAAACCTTGCACACCTTTTGGTTGATCTGACGAACACGATTCTCATCCAGTTTAATCACCTTTCGGTCGTAGGTCATTAAACCATTTACTTCACCCTCAACATCGGTGGTTTGCGTATATACTGCAGCAGAAAAACCGCTTTTAGCCATTTTATAAAGCTCCTCGGCGTATTCCACATATTTATCGGTTACGTCTTTTGAGTTTTTAAACTGAACATAACCCCAGTTACGGTCGGTGGCCCAAAGATGGCCTTCAAGAGCCAGGCCAATTCCACCATACTCTCCTAAAACAGTAGCCCGGCTTCCGTCGTACAAATACATTTCCGGCCCCGGGTAATTGTGCAGGTCTAACATATCGCCAACACGGTAATGGTTTCCACCACTGGCTGGATTCACCAAACGACTTGGATCAAGCGATTTTGTCCACTCCACGATCTCTTCGGTTTTAAACTGTCCCCAGGCTTCGTTAAACGGCACCCAGCACACTACAGAAGGATTCGACATGTGTTCGTTCATGATTTCCTGCCATTCAGTACGGTAATTGGCTTCTGATTCAGGAGAACGTTTGTTCTCTGTTCCATCAAAATATTTACGGTTTTGCCACTGTGGTGAACGGTCGCCATTTGGCATATCCTGCCAAACTAAAATCCCCATTTCATCGCAATGAGTGTACCAACGAGCTGGCTCAACTTTTACGTGTTTACGTATCATGTTAAAACCGAAATCCTTCGTTTTTTGGATATCAAATTTCAAAGCCTCATCAGATGGAGCAGTATATAATCCATCAGGCCACCAGCCTTGATCGAGCGGACCAAACTGGAAATAATCTTTGTTATTCAGTTGCAGGCGTACAATTCCGTTTTCATCGCGTTTGCTTGAAACTTTACGCATGGCAGCGTAGCTTTCAACTGCGTCAACCGTTTTCCCATTGCTGATAAGTTTCACTTCCAGGTCGTAAAGATATGGAGTTTCAGGACTCCATAATTTGGCATTTGGAACGGCCAGTTGAACTGATTGTCCGGCAACAGCTTTTCCACTTGAAACGACACTATTTCCATCTTTAAGAACCACTTCGTAAACATCACCCACACCGGCACCACAAACTGAAGTATTTACCTTCAGGCTTCCGTTGTCGATATTTGGAATTGCAACAACATCTGTAATGTGTTTCTCGTTTACAGGCTCGAGCCAGACTGTTTGCCAGATTCCGGTAACCGGAGTATACCAAATTCCCTCGGGGCGACTTACCTGTTTTCCGCGAGGCTGGTAACCTCTGTCTGAAGGATCCCAAACTTTTACCACAAGGTTTTGCTCTCCCGACTTAGTTATAAATGGAGTTACATTAAATGCAAAGGCATCATAACCACCTTTGTGCGACCCTATTTTTATGTCATTAATCCAAACCTCTGCTTTCCAATCCACGGCACCAAAATGCAGCAATACCTTTTTACCTTTCCATGCTGAAGGAACTGTAAAAGTGCGCTGATACCATAACTCCTTTGTTTCGCCAACAGTTTTCTGAACACCTGACAAACTTGATTCTACCGCAAAAGGAACAAGAATCTCACCATCAAATTGTGCTGGTTGTGTTTGCCCTGCATCGGTTATGGCATAATTCCATAGACCATTCAGATTCTTCCAGTCGGCACGCTCCATTAGAGGTCGCGGATATTCTGGCAACAC
This genomic window contains:
- a CDS encoding sugar-binding domain-containing protein, which codes for MKLRFIVLFFVLSAITSVAQWKPAGDKIKTAWAEKIDVNNVLPEYPRPLMERADWKNLNGLWNYAITDAGQTQPAQFDGEILVPFAVESSLSGVQKTVGETKELWYQRTFTVPSAWKGKKVLLHFGAVDWKAEVWINDIKIGSHKGGYDAFAFNVTPFITKSGEQNLVVKVWDPSDRGYQPRGKQVSRPEGIWYTPVTGIWQTVWLEPVNEKHITDVVAIPNIDNGSLKVNTSVCGAGVGDVYEVVLKDGNSVVSSGKAVAGQSVQLAVPNAKLWSPETPYLYDLEVKLISNGKTVDAVESYAAMRKVSSKRDENGIVRLQLNNKDYFQFGPLDQGWWPDGLYTAPSDEALKFDIQKTKDFGFNMIRKHVKVEPARWYTHCDEMGILVWQDMPNGDRSPQWQNRKYFDGTENKRSPESEANYRTEWQEIMNEHMSNPSVVCWVPFNEAWGQFKTEEIVEWTKSLDPSRLVNPASGGNHYRVGDMLDLHNYPGPEMYLYDGSRATVLGEYGGIGLALEGHLWATDRNWGYVQFKNSKDVTDKYVEYAEELYKMAKSGFSAAVYTQTTDVEGEVNGLMTYDRKVIKLDENRVRQINQKVCKVLNEK